A single Phragmites australis chromosome 4, lpPhrAust1.1, whole genome shotgun sequence DNA region contains:
- the LOC133916994 gene encoding trans-cinnamate:CoA ligase, peroxisomal-like, with amino-acid sequence MDQLPRCAANYVPLSPVGFLPRANAVYGERTSVIYGRVRFTWSQTYRRCCRLASALLALGVRKNDVVSVLAPNVPAMYEMHFAVPMAGAVLNTINTRLDANAVATILRHSEAKLFFVDYDYVRLASDALQLVANAGAPVPLVAVIDDIDRPTGVRLGELEYEGLVAHGDPEAELPPLTDEWDAVTLNYTSGTTSAPKGVLYSHRGAYLSTTSLLLQWGVGNEPVYLWTLPMFHCNGWTFTWGMAARGGVNVCIRDAHPASIYRAIARHGVTHMCCAPVVFNILLEGDANKQLEAAVHVLTGGAPPPAALLERVERIGFRVTHAYGLTEATGPALACEWRDQWDRLPLQERARLKARQGVSVLSLADADVKNADTMISVPRDGRTVGEIVLRGSSVMKGYLNNPEANEKAFKGGWFLTGDVGVVHQDGYIEIKDRSKDVIISGGENICSKEVEEVLFRHPAVADAAVVAMPHPRWGETPCAFVVARSKAAGACEDDVLAFCSKHMARFMVPKKVVVVDALPRNALGKVEKVKLREVARKLQPTVPAQKPKGKTTTVSGRRDKQPVAHVMAVSRL; translated from the exons ATGGACCAGCTTCCCAGGTGCGCAGCCAACTACGTGCCGCTCAGCCCGGTGGGGTTCCTGCCGCGCGCCAATGCCGTCTACGGCGAGCGCACGTCGGTCATCTACGGCCGCGTCCGTTTCACGTGGAGCCAGACGTACCGCCGCTGCTGCCGCCTCGCGTCCGCGCTCCTCGCCCTCGGCGTCCGCAAGAACGACGTG GTCTCTGTCCTCGCGCCAAACGTGCCGGCCATGTACGAGATGCACTTCGCCGTGCCGATGGCCGGCGCAGTGCTCAACACCATCAACACGCGCCTCGACGCCAACGCGGTGGCCACCATCCTGCGCCACTCCGAGGCCAAGCTCTTCTTCGTCGACTACGACTACGTGCGCCTCGCCAGCGACGCGCTCCAGCTCGTCGCTAACGCCGGCGCGCCCGTCCCGCTCGTGGCCGTCATCGACGACATTGACAGGCCCACCGGGGTCCGCCTCGGCGAGCTCGAGTACGAGGGGCTGGTTGCCCACGGCGACCCGGAGGCGGAGCTACCGCCGCTCACCGACGAGTGGGACGCGGTCACGCTCAACTACACGTCGGGCACGACGTCGGCGCCCAAGGGCGTGCTCTACAGCCACCGCGGCGCGTACCTGAGCACGACGAGCCTGCTGCTGCAGTGGGGGGTGGGCAACGAGCCCGTGTACCTGTGGACGCTTCCCATGTTCCACTGCAACGGCTGGACCTTCACCTGGGGCAtggcggcgcgcggcggcgtCAACGTCTGCATCCGCGACGCGCATCCCGCGAGCATCTACCGCGCCATCGCCCGCCATGGCGTCACACACATGTGCTGCGCGCCGGTAGTGTTCAATATCCTCCTCGAGGGAGACGCCAACAAGCAGCTCGAGGCTGCGGTCCACGTCCTCACCGGCGGGGCCCCACCGCCAGCCGCGCTGCTGGAGCGCGTCGAGCGGATTGGCTTCCGCGTGACGCACGCCTACGGCCTCACGGAGGCAACGGGGCCCGCGCTTGCATGCGAGTGGCGCGACCAGTGGGACCGCCTGCCGCTCCAGGAGCGCGCGCGCCTCAAGGCGAGGCAGGGGGTTAGCGTCCTGTCCCTCGCCGACGCCGACGTCAAGAACGCTGACACCATGATCAGCGTGCCGCGCGACGGGAGGACCGTCGGAGAGATCGTCCTCCGCGGCAGCAGCGTCATGAAGGGCTACCTCAACAACCCGGAGGCGAACGAGAAGGCCTTCAAGGGCGGATGGTTCCTGACGGGCGACGTCGGCGTTGTGCACCAGGACGGGTACATCGAGATCAAGGACAGGTCCAAGGACGTGATCATAAGTGGTGGGGAGAACATCTGCAGCaaagaggtggaggaggtgctttTCCGGCACCCGGCCGTGGCTGACGCGGCGGTGGTTGCGATGCCGCACCCGCGCTGGGGCGAGACGCCGTGCGCGTTCGTCGTGGCCAGGAGCAAGGCTGCCGGGGCCTGCGAGGACGACGTGCTCGCATTCTGCAGCAAGCACATGGCGCGTTTCATGGTGCCCAAGAAGGTGGTGGTCGTCGACGCCCTCCCGAGGAACGCGCTGGGAAAGGTCGAGAAGGTCAAGCTCCGGGAGGTGGCCCGTAAGCTGCAGCCGACCGTGCCGGCGCAGAAGCCTAAGGGGAAGACGACGACGGTCAGCGGGCGCCGCGACAAGCAGCCGGTGGCGCACGTCATGGCCGTGTCGAGGCTATAG
- the LOC133914525 gene encoding defensin Ec-AMP-D2-like: protein MELPRKMFWAVVLVLLLLVATEVGPAMVAEARTCESQSHKFRGPCVRRGNCANVCRTEGFQGGKCRGFRRRCFCTKHCH, encoded by the exons ATGGAGCTCCCACGCAAGATGTTCTGGGCCGTCGTCCTCGTCCTGCTGCTGCTCGTGGCCACAG AGGTTGGGCCGGCGATGGTGGCGGAGGCGCGGACGTGCGAGTCCCAGAGCCACAAGTTCCGGGGGCCGTGCGTGCGTAGGGGCAACTGCGCCAACGTCTGCAGGACGGAGGGGTTCCAGGGCGGCAAGTGCCGCGGcttccgccgccgctgcttctgcaccaAGCACTGCCATTAA
- the LOC133914899 gene encoding uncharacterized protein LOC133914899 translates to MDPHEAWNDTIRELCFGNDSSDEEDNLFLATVAAIHESSATQRGAWGGSVPGRRRIQRNRLEGHQRLFNDYFVDPPVYPDYIFRRRFRMKRGMYLRIVEAVEDRDPWFQQRRNAARELGLSALQKVTAAFRMLAYDAPADSLDECLRLGESTIIESMRRFVRAVVEVFGDEYLRSPNKEDTARLIATNERRGFPGMLGSIDCMHWRWKNCPTAWSGSFTGHVNSPTIILEAVASQDLWIWHVFFGMPSSLNDINVLHRSHLLDNLAAGVAPQDTHTHHHSDERFMAFGHLAGHLGSFDDGNVSLTLGLLLCNDASAVPAEQQWLHCSTLPYPPPRSRLLPASPLLRGSAWWGYGVCR, encoded by the exons ATGGATCCTCACGAAGCCTGGAACGacaccattagagagttgtGTTTCGGCAATGACTCTTCCGATGAGGAAGATAATTTGTTCCTTGCGACTGTGGCCGCGATCCATGAGTCGTCGGCAACACAGCGCGGAGCTTGGGGCGGTTCAGTGCCCGGACGTCGCCGTATCCAGCGGAATCGCTTGGAAGGGCACCAAAGGTTGTTCAATGACTACTTCGTCGATCCCCCTGTGTACCCCGATTACATATTCCGGCGCAG GTTCAGGATGAAACGTGGCATGTACCTCAGAATCGTGGAGGCAGTTGAGGACCGTGACCCGTGGTTCCAACAGAGGAGGAACGCGGCACGGGAGCTCGGACTGTCCGCGTTGCAAAAAGTCACTGCGGCGTTTCGTATGCTAGCATACGATGCTCCTGCCGATTCGCTGGATGAGTGCCTCCGACTCGGAGAGTCCACCATCATTGAGAGTATGAGGCGGTTTGTTCGGGCCGTCGTCGAGGTGTTTGGCGATGAGTACCTCCGTTCTCCAAACAAGGAGGACACCGCTCGTTTGATTGCTACAAACGAGCGAAGAGGGTTCCCGGGGATGCTGGGAAGCATCGATTGtatgcattggaggtggaagaactgtccgACAGCCTGGTCGGGTTCTTTCACCGGCCACGTCAACTCTCCGACGATCATACTAGAGGCGGTGGCGTCGCAGGACCTGTGGATTTGGCATGTCTTCTTTGGAATGCCGAGTTCCCTGAACGACATCAACGTTCTGCACCGCTCGCATCTGCTCGACAACCTTGCAGCTGGTGTGGCACCACAG GACACGCACACGCACCACCACAGTGATGAGAGGTTCATGGCGTTCGGCCACTTGGCCGGCCACCTTGGCAGCTTCGATGACGGCAACGTGTCGCTGACGCTGGGCCTGCTACTATGCAACGACGCTAGTGCCGTGCCGGCTGAGCAGCAATGGCTGCACTGCTCCACCCTCCCCTACCCACCCCCTCGGTCTAGGCTGCTCCCGGCTTCTCCCCTCCTTCGTGGGAGTGCCTGGTGGGGCTACGGGGTCTGTcgatga